One part of the Esox lucius isolate fEsoLuc1 chromosome 10, fEsoLuc1.pri, whole genome shotgun sequence genome encodes these proteins:
- the gatad2b gene encoding transcriptional repressor p66-beta isoform X1, translating into MERMSEEALRLNLLKRGLETSEEREEALAKRLKMEGHEAMERLKMLALLKRKDLAALEGAAAAAVVAAGSLDGSKGGAHHLQGMLPSAAGAYEEKMNGSLGRLGGHGGSSKNGKENMADEPVDFSARKGDVDCERHTPSPDVIILSDNEASSPRGTPQPEERLHQANLELFKGKTGEERQQMIKALKEELRLEEARLVLLKKLRQSQIQKENVVQKVPVVQNTPSSVQQSPIHSSQGMGKLPVRPGMHTPEPQNLRTAQGHTVIRSGANASLPPMMLSQRVIAPNPSQLQGQRMPSKPGIGRSSSGSMGNISYQQASSQQVAASQRSGSSAIYMNLAHMQAAAAGGVAGVGMGSSGMGAVSPSTMPSSTGGSGVSSLADQASSQAAAKLALRKQLEKTLLEIPPPKPPAPLLHFLPSAANSEFIYMVGLEEVVQSVIDSQGKLRGSLSRMEPFFCAQCRTDFTPHWKQEKGGRILCEQCMTSNQKKALKAEHTNRLKNAFVKALQQEQEIEQRLQQQAALSPSTAQTVNNVSKAETLIRHHALRQAPQPQASMQRGLSSSARGVLSNFAQASQLSVASGLLGMSGKQRCGGGGGSGGGGGGSGRLQHDGRRQIYNIPGGFLRTPYGLNIAYLNPGGVGAHKSSSLADRQREYLLDMIPPRSISQSITGQK; encoded by the exons ATGGAGCGGATGTCTGAGGAGGCGTTGCGGTTGAACCTGCTGAAGCGGGGCTTGGAAACGTCCGAGGAGCGAGAGGAGGCCCTGGCCAAGCGCCTCAAGATGGAGGGCCACGAGGCCATGGAGCGTCTCAAGATGCTGGCCCTGCTTAAACGCAAGGACCTGGCCGCGCTGGAAGGGGCGGCGGCAGCCGCCGTCGTGGCTGCTGGGTCCCTGGATGGCAGCAAAGGAGGGGCCCACCACCTCCAGGGCATGCTGCCAAGTGCCGCGGGGGCCTACGAGGAGAAGATGAACGGCAGCTTGGGGCGGCTCGGTGGCCACGGAGGCTCCAGTAAGAACGGCAAGGAGAACATGGCGGATGAGCCAGTCGATTTCAGTGCCAGGAAAGG CGATGTGGACTGTGAGCGACACACTCCATCCCCGGACGTGATCATTTTGTCGGACAACGAAGCGTCCAGTCCCCGTGGGACTCCCCAGCCTGAGGAGAGACTGCATCAGGCTAACCTGGAGCTGTTCAAG GGCAAGACTGGTGAGGAGCGGCAGCAGATGATCAAGGCTCTGAAGGAAGAGCtgcgtctggaggaggcccggCTGGTACTGCTCAAGAAGCTTCGGCAGAGCCAGATCCAGAAGGAGAATGTCGTGCAGAAG GTACCGGTTGTCCAGAATACCCCATCTTCGGTGCAGCAGTCCCCGATTCACAGTTCACAAGGCATGGGCAAGCTGCCGGTGCGCCCTGGCATGCACACCCCGGAGCCCCAGAACCTCCGCACTGCACAG GGTCACACTGTCATCAGATCAGGGGCGAACGCATCCCTTCCCCCGATGATGTTGTCTCAGAGGGTCATTGCCCCCAACCCGTCCCAACTCCAGGGCCAGAGGATGCCATCAAAGCCTGGCATTGGCCGCTCCAGCTCCGGCAGCATGGGGAACATCAGCTACCAGCAG GCTTCcagccagcaggtggcagcgtCTCAGCGCTCAGGGTCCTCTGCCATTTACATGAACTTGGCCCACATGCAGGCGGCGGCGGCCGGCGGGGTGGCCGGCGTGGGAATGGGCAGCAGCGGGATGGGTGCCGTCAGCCCGTCCACCATGCCCAGCAGCACGGGCggctcaggggtcagctccctGGCGGACCAGGCCAGTAGCCAGGCGGCAGCCAAGCTGGCCCTACGCAAACAGCTTGAGAAGACCCTGCTGGAGATCCCGCCTCCCAAGCCGCCGGCGCCCCTCCTGCACTTCCTGCCGTCGGCGGCCAACAGCGAGTTCATCTACATGGTGGGCTTGGAGGAGGTGGTGCAGAGCGTCATCGATAGCCAGG GTAAGCTGCGGGGGTCACTGTCGCGCATGGAGCCCTTCTTCTGCGCCCAATGCAGGACCGACTTCACCCCACACTGGAAGCAGGAGAAAGGCGGGCGCATCCTCTGCGAGCAGTGCATGACGTCCAATCAGAAGAAAGCCTTGAAGGCTGAGCACACCAATAGGCTGAAGAATGCGTTTGTCAAGGCCCTGCAACAGGAGCAG GAGATTGAGCAGAGGCTCCAGCAGCAGGCTGCCCTCTCCCCCAGCACGGCCCAAACTGTTAACAATGTCAGCAAGGCTGAGACCCTGATCCGACATCATGCCCTGCGTCAG GCTCCCCAGCCTCAGGCTTCTATGCAGCGGGGTCTCTCCAGCTCGGCGAGGGGCGTCCTCTCCAACTTCGCCCAGGCCTCGCAGCTCTCGGTGGCCAGCGGCCTGTTGGGGATGAGCGGGAAGCAGCGCTGCGGAGGCGGGGGCGGCAGCGGCGGTGGCGGCGGAGGCAGCGGTCGGCTCCAGCACGACGGCCGACGCCAGATCTACAACATCCCCGGTGGGTTTTTAAGAACCCCCTACG ggtTGAACATTGCCTACCTGAATCCAGGAGGGGTCGGGGCCCACAAGAGCTCCAGCTTAGCAGACCGCCAGAGGGAGTACCTGTTGGACATGATCCCGCCACGCTCCATATCGCAGTCCATCACCGGACAGAAATGA
- the gatad2b gene encoding transcriptional repressor p66-beta isoform X2 gives MERMSEEALRLNLLKRGLETSEEREEALAKRLKMEGHEAMERLKMLALLKRKDLAALEGAAAAAVVAAGSLDGSKGGAHHLQGMLPSAAGAYEEKMNGSLGRLGGHGGSSKNGKENMADEPVDFSARKGDVDCERHTPSPDVIILSDNEASSPRGTPQPEERLHQANLELFKGKTGEERQQMIKALKEELRLEEARLVLLKKLRQSQIQKENVVQKVPVVQNTPSSVQQSPIHSSQGMGKLPVRPGMHTPEPQNLRTAQGHTVIRSGANASLPPMMLSQRVIAPNPSQLQGQRMPSKPGIGRSSSGSMGNISYQQASSQQVAASQRSGSSAIYMNLAHMQAAAAGGVAGVGMGSSGMGAVSPSTMPSSTGGSGVSSLADQASSQAAAKLALRKQLEKTLLEIPPPKPPAPLLHFLPSAANSEFIYMVGLEEVVQSVIDSQGKLRGSLSRMEPFFCAQCRTDFTPHWKQEKGGRILCEQCMTSNQKKALKAEHTNRLKNAFVKALQQEQEIEQRLQQQAALSPSTAQTVNNVSKAETLIRHHALRQAPQPQASMQRGLSSSARGVLSNFAQASQLSVASGLLGMSGKQRCGGGGGSGGGGGGSGRLQHDGRRQIYNIPGLNIAYLNPGGVGAHKSSSLADRQREYLLDMIPPRSISQSITGQK, from the exons ATGGAGCGGATGTCTGAGGAGGCGTTGCGGTTGAACCTGCTGAAGCGGGGCTTGGAAACGTCCGAGGAGCGAGAGGAGGCCCTGGCCAAGCGCCTCAAGATGGAGGGCCACGAGGCCATGGAGCGTCTCAAGATGCTGGCCCTGCTTAAACGCAAGGACCTGGCCGCGCTGGAAGGGGCGGCGGCAGCCGCCGTCGTGGCTGCTGGGTCCCTGGATGGCAGCAAAGGAGGGGCCCACCACCTCCAGGGCATGCTGCCAAGTGCCGCGGGGGCCTACGAGGAGAAGATGAACGGCAGCTTGGGGCGGCTCGGTGGCCACGGAGGCTCCAGTAAGAACGGCAAGGAGAACATGGCGGATGAGCCAGTCGATTTCAGTGCCAGGAAAGG CGATGTGGACTGTGAGCGACACACTCCATCCCCGGACGTGATCATTTTGTCGGACAACGAAGCGTCCAGTCCCCGTGGGACTCCCCAGCCTGAGGAGAGACTGCATCAGGCTAACCTGGAGCTGTTCAAG GGCAAGACTGGTGAGGAGCGGCAGCAGATGATCAAGGCTCTGAAGGAAGAGCtgcgtctggaggaggcccggCTGGTACTGCTCAAGAAGCTTCGGCAGAGCCAGATCCAGAAGGAGAATGTCGTGCAGAAG GTACCGGTTGTCCAGAATACCCCATCTTCGGTGCAGCAGTCCCCGATTCACAGTTCACAAGGCATGGGCAAGCTGCCGGTGCGCCCTGGCATGCACACCCCGGAGCCCCAGAACCTCCGCACTGCACAG GGTCACACTGTCATCAGATCAGGGGCGAACGCATCCCTTCCCCCGATGATGTTGTCTCAGAGGGTCATTGCCCCCAACCCGTCCCAACTCCAGGGCCAGAGGATGCCATCAAAGCCTGGCATTGGCCGCTCCAGCTCCGGCAGCATGGGGAACATCAGCTACCAGCAG GCTTCcagccagcaggtggcagcgtCTCAGCGCTCAGGGTCCTCTGCCATTTACATGAACTTGGCCCACATGCAGGCGGCGGCGGCCGGCGGGGTGGCCGGCGTGGGAATGGGCAGCAGCGGGATGGGTGCCGTCAGCCCGTCCACCATGCCCAGCAGCACGGGCggctcaggggtcagctccctGGCGGACCAGGCCAGTAGCCAGGCGGCAGCCAAGCTGGCCCTACGCAAACAGCTTGAGAAGACCCTGCTGGAGATCCCGCCTCCCAAGCCGCCGGCGCCCCTCCTGCACTTCCTGCCGTCGGCGGCCAACAGCGAGTTCATCTACATGGTGGGCTTGGAGGAGGTGGTGCAGAGCGTCATCGATAGCCAGG GTAAGCTGCGGGGGTCACTGTCGCGCATGGAGCCCTTCTTCTGCGCCCAATGCAGGACCGACTTCACCCCACACTGGAAGCAGGAGAAAGGCGGGCGCATCCTCTGCGAGCAGTGCATGACGTCCAATCAGAAGAAAGCCTTGAAGGCTGAGCACACCAATAGGCTGAAGAATGCGTTTGTCAAGGCCCTGCAACAGGAGCAG GAGATTGAGCAGAGGCTCCAGCAGCAGGCTGCCCTCTCCCCCAGCACGGCCCAAACTGTTAACAATGTCAGCAAGGCTGAGACCCTGATCCGACATCATGCCCTGCGTCAG GCTCCCCAGCCTCAGGCTTCTATGCAGCGGGGTCTCTCCAGCTCGGCGAGGGGCGTCCTCTCCAACTTCGCCCAGGCCTCGCAGCTCTCGGTGGCCAGCGGCCTGTTGGGGATGAGCGGGAAGCAGCGCTGCGGAGGCGGGGGCGGCAGCGGCGGTGGCGGCGGAGGCAGCGGTCGGCTCCAGCACGACGGCCGACGCCAGATCTACAACATCCCCG ggtTGAACATTGCCTACCTGAATCCAGGAGGGGTCGGGGCCCACAAGAGCTCCAGCTTAGCAGACCGCCAGAGGGAGTACCTGTTGGACATGATCCCGCCACGCTCCATATCGCAGTCCATCACCGGACAGAAATGA